From one Microbacterium sp. 10M-3C3 genomic stretch:
- a CDS encoding branched-chain amino acid ABC transporter permease, with product MSPTTTAARRARAGALPALFALLLTLIGVFAASAPAVAAEGDPYRISGNVQLDGKPLEGVALEVDGPGGKQEVETDANGQWRVSVPERNETYTVTLDENTLPDGIAVVDPEDDTPNEKDVEVGPGGRVSVNFFIGEGQRNTTSFFDQLVQRVVQGLSFGLMLALAAVGLSLVFGTTGISNFAHGEMVTFGAVIGLFLVGPTTLALPWWLGYPAAVILGAVFGLVMDMVLWRPLRRRRVGVVQLMIVSIGLSLALRYLFQYFIGGGTSQLPFSTAPTIPLFGVVQLSVIDLVSIAISIVVIVAFALWLTRSRLGKATRAISDNPSLAAASGIDVDFVVRVVWVVSGAMAALAGILYAYYRPGIKWDMGAQVLLLMFAAVTLGGLGTAYGALVGSIIVGLLVEVSTLFGIPADLKYAVALLILIVILLFRPQGILGRRERIG from the coding sequence GCATCAGCGGCAACGTCCAGCTCGACGGGAAGCCTCTCGAGGGCGTGGCCCTCGAGGTGGACGGCCCGGGCGGCAAGCAGGAGGTCGAGACCGACGCGAACGGCCAGTGGCGCGTGAGCGTGCCCGAGCGCAACGAGACCTACACGGTGACGCTCGACGAGAACACGCTGCCCGACGGCATCGCCGTGGTCGACCCCGAGGACGACACCCCGAACGAGAAGGACGTCGAGGTCGGCCCGGGCGGCCGCGTCAGCGTCAACTTCTTCATCGGCGAGGGTCAGCGCAACACCACGAGCTTCTTCGACCAGCTCGTGCAGCGCGTCGTCCAGGGTCTGAGCTTCGGCCTGATGCTGGCCCTCGCGGCCGTCGGCCTCTCGCTCGTGTTCGGCACGACCGGCATCTCCAACTTCGCGCACGGCGAGATGGTGACCTTCGGCGCCGTGATCGGGCTCTTCCTGGTGGGTCCGACGACGCTCGCGCTGCCGTGGTGGCTCGGCTACCCCGCTGCCGTGATCCTCGGCGCGGTGTTCGGTCTCGTGATGGACATGGTGCTGTGGCGACCGCTGCGCCGCCGCCGCGTCGGCGTCGTGCAGCTCATGATCGTGAGCATCGGCCTCTCGCTCGCCCTGCGCTACCTCTTCCAGTACTTCATCGGCGGCGGCACGAGCCAGCTGCCGTTCTCCACCGCGCCCACGATCCCGCTCTTCGGCGTCGTGCAGCTGAGCGTCATCGACCTCGTCTCGATCGCGATCTCGATCGTCGTCATCGTCGCCTTCGCGCTGTGGCTCACGCGCTCCCGGCTCGGCAAGGCGACGCGAGCGATCTCCGACAACCCGTCGCTGGCCGCCGCATCCGGCATCGACGTCGACTTCGTCGTGCGCGTCGTGTGGGTGGTCTCGGGCGCGATGGCCGCGCTCGCGGGCATCCTGTACGCCTACTACCGCCCCGGCATCAAGTGGGACATGGGCGCGCAGGTGCTGCTGCTCATGTTCGCCGCGGTCACCCTCGGCGGCCTCGGCACCGCGTACGGCGCGCTCGTCGGCTCGATCATCGTGGGACTCCTCGTCGAGGTCTCGACCCTCTTCGGCATCCCGGCCGACCTCAAGTACGCCGTGGCCCTGCTGATCCTCATCGTCATCCTGCTGTTCCGACCGCAGGGCATCCTCGGCCGTCGCGAGAGAATAGGTTAG